The DNA segment TGCGtttgaactttttgaaaaatctattatctTCTATTGTAGATCATTGCTATTGtaacaaaaatttattgtaaattacatTGTCACTTACCAACAAGAACACACTAGGCTTTCCTATTTGAGAACTAGAACAGACAAGTTAGAGAGTACTATAAAAATAACTGTGTTCATCTACTAACACTACTTACAATTTGGATAACACTACTAAATCTACTAACACTTTGGAAAATCTTTAACACCACTTTTAACACTGAGATTTAACATGGTTTTAGTGGTCGTATTGTCTagaaagtatttttttcaatatatgaATTATCTCCGATGGtttttatgctattttttcttaaaatttgatttttttaaacagGATCCGCCCGTCTTCCACTCACCTTTTTCGCTGGACAGCTGGCCTTGAACTGGGCGTGGACTCCCATCTTTTTCGGAGCCAAAAATATCAAAGGGgtaactataaaattattctttattttctgttcacatccttttttattcctcatctatccatatttgaaaaaaactaatttctaCCCAAATCTCAATCATACGAATTTATTCCAACATGGAGTGAATTTTATGATATACATGAAAATCGTGACTTTTTGGgttattattgatgtaatatctaAATAGTAATATGTAATATGTCATATTTTAAATAGCATGAGAATTAAAAGAGATCAACTTGTATGAAGATTTCTTGCAAACtttctgtgtagttgagaagttgatattgtggtaattattcatattaaatgaaaaagactaagaaatcgtcaaaaaaccatagatttattgatacttagaaagatcggtttcggttattacaccattgtcaatctctgataaactaaaactaaatataaGAGcggcagaatttatactagtagacgagtactgctattggtcaagggcatgaacgcctgccattggcccaacTAGACAGTCTCCTaccactcaacggtgtcacaaaatggcggcttaagcaacagactcgccatgataacaaaatttactttcagtacaaaatttgagtttatcagatattgacaatggtgtaataaccgaaaccggtctttctaattatcaataaatctgtggttttttgataatttcttagtctttttcatttaatatttctTGCAAAGATGACTCATCTATCAACAGGCAGGCCTACATTATTACAAGTTGAAAATCTCTAACcatcttgaaaaatttcatattcattaatttgtttAATGTTCTgtgatatttatttgaaaatgtcatTCAACAGCTTTGAGATTTTAACTAGCTATTATTCCAGATTATAGATTTATGAAACAATTTCTCTTCAACTGGAACCCTTTTTGGCAATCAGACAATATTTTCATTACTCACagtgcacaaaactattgaatttcTTTCAATGCccttcattcattattcaattaatatgaatGACTGACAAGTTTGATTGGTTAAACAGCAATAATGTGAACTCAGTATTTTTCCGTTGTAtacaaaaatgatgaattatattcattcatatttcgaTCAATCAATCTTGTACGTTACAGTGTTTACTTTTTATTAATTGCTTCCAAAATATTATCCTTATTCGAGTTAAGTTGTCTTTGTGATTGTTATGCGCACCTCTCCGCATTGGTAtcttggctgtaggacatggtTTTCTTTTTTGCGAGTATTCCTCTTCCCTGCTTTACTAAATTTTAGAATACCCAAGAAATCCTGTTAAGAATCTCcattaggaaatactgaaattaagtgaaTTTCACGGGTGATCCTGATGAAAAATAACCCTTGATATTAGCCGAAGTATTGATTTTTGTGGtaaggaaggccttgaaaaggtattacaATGAAACATTTGTTGTACACATCTTGGATGTAGGACatggttttctatttttgcGAGTAGGCTATTCCTCCTCCCCAGTATACTAAATTagaaaattcctaaggaatctTGTTGAGAATCTCACCATTATAATTGATAGAAACTGTTACCGTTTGTTGCAGGGACTGATTGACATTATCCTGTTGGATTCAGCGGTCCTGGGTACGGCTTTCCTATTCTTCAAGGTCAACAAAACAGCTGGTTGTTTGCTGCTCCCCTACATTGCGTGGCTGGGTCTGGcctctgccctcaactacgtcaTCTACAGGGACAACTGTGCTGTGACCGACAAAAAGGAAGAACAGGCTCCCAAGAAATAGACTGTCAATTGTCCTGAACTTTAGCATTGGTGGAGGTTGATAGCCTTGTTCGTTTATCAGTATCAAAGTCCTAGAGCTTTATTTTATCATAGGTAACTGTAAGTTAGATATATTTATGCATTTCATACATTAGTAAATGGCTTTTGTTGGAGCGTTCCTTGCTTGGAGGTCCAACCTCGCCATTTAAGCCAAATAATATACGCAGTTATGtatattcatacattttatacATTAGTAAAAATTCGTGTGGCTTTTGTTGTTAGGGTGTTCCTTGCTGGGAGGTCCTTTTAAGCCAAATCATATACGCAATACGCATTATCACGAATTCAATAACCGTCTGTAATCAAAAGCACAATGTATTCGTAATCTACTACTACTTTCATAGATTCTATGTGGGCCTTGGACAATATTGATCATTTCAGTCCGCAATCAAATGCACATTGTGTCTTGTATTTTTATAAATCCTGAATGTTCTGTGGACCAAATGAATAGCAGGCTTGGGTGCTAGAATAATGGTAGAGTTATTTAAAGTTATTGACTGAATACTGAAATTTATATCATTATGGATTTTTATTAGAGCAGAatgatatcaattattattatgaaataaaagTGTGTTTCTATGTGAAGGCATTTTTCTTATTCCATTTTGTATTGAAACCTTTAGTATTTGTGAGGCTAATTGGTCGTTAACTGCTACCTAGTAACTCCAGTCACTACATCCGTAAACAAAGCAggagtgcattcgtgtgacgtcagcacaggtagggctcctacaccaataaaaacactagc comes from the Nilaparvata lugens isolate BPH chromosome 1, ASM1435652v1, whole genome shotgun sequence genome and includes:
- the LOC111056957 gene encoding translocator protein isoform X1; amino-acid sequence: MELTMDSVNWPLVGATILPNVGGWVGSIYVKKNYLDWYESLKRPNWRPPNYAFPPVWTTLYSSMGYASYLVWKDGGGFDGSARLPLTFFAGQLALNWAWTPIFFGAKNIKGGLIDIILLDSAVLGTAFLFFKVNKTAGCLLLPYIAWLGLASALNYVIYRDNCAVTDKKEEQAPKK
- the LOC111056957 gene encoding translocator protein isoform X2; translation: MDSVNWPLVGATILPNVGGWVGSIYVKKNYLDWYESLKRPNWRPPNYAFPPVWTTLYSSMGYASYLVWKDGGGFDGSARLPLTFFAGQLALNWAWTPIFFGAKNIKGGLIDIILLDSAVLGTAFLFFKVNKTAGCLLLPYIAWLGLASALNYVIYRDNCAVTDKKEEQAPKK